In Quercus robur chromosome 11, dhQueRobu3.1, whole genome shotgun sequence, the following proteins share a genomic window:
- the LOC126707026 gene encoding probable amidase At4g34880 produces MATNGNSRLINSHFSISSLLLILLAILPSGSHIIMGYGFSFREATIDDLQLAFKQNQLTSRQLVEFYIGEIRKLNPVLHGVIEVNPDALYEADKADHERNAKAPRTLSGLHGIPILVKDTIGTKDKLNTTAGSFALLGSVVPRDAGVVTKLRNAGAIILGKASLSEWANFMSLAAPSGFSARGGQGKNPYVLSVTPCGSSSGPAISVAANLVAVALGTETDGSILCPASFNSVVGIKPTVGLTSRAGVIPVSPRQDTIGPITRTVSDAVHVLHAIAGFDYNDKATKNASRYLPRGGYKQFLNAYRLKGKRLGIVRNPFFTSGTGSLHAKAFEHHFQTLRQEGAILIDHLEIANIDVILNVTLSGEVIALLAEFKLSLNAYLKDLVISPVRSLADVIANNKFSDVEKIKEYGQAIFLASQATNGIGNNEKAALLNLKKLSRDGFEKLMRKNRLDALVTPGPDAASVLAIGGFPGINVPAGYDNNGVPFGITFGGLKGSEPTLIEIAYGFEQATKIRKPPSFKP; encoded by the exons ATGGCTACCAATGGCAACTCACGTCTTATCAATTCTCACTTCTCAATCTCATCCCTACTTTTAATTCTCCTAGCCATATTACCATCCGGGTCTCACATTATCATGGGCTATGGTTTCTCATTCAGAGAAGCAACCATTGATGACCTCCAACTTGCTTTCAAGCAAAACCAACTCACCTCGAGACAACTCGTTGAGTTTTACATTGGAGAAATCCGGAAACTCAACCCGGTCCTTCATGGAGTCATAGAGGTGAACCCAGATGCGCTATATGAAGCTGATAAGGCAGACCACGAGCGCAACGCTAAGGCACCCAGGACACTATCTGGGTTGCATGGTATTCCAATATTGGTCAAGGATACTATTGGAACAAAGGATAAGCTGAATACCACGGCTGGCTCGTTTGCACTGCTTGGCTCAGTTGTGCCTAGGGATGCTGGTGTGGTAACCAAGTTGAGAAATGCTGGGGCTATCATACTGGGGAAGGCTAGCTTGAGCGAGTGGGCTAATTTTATGTCACTTGCAGCACCTAGTGGTTTTAGTGCAAGAGGTGGCCAGGGCAAA AACCCTTACGTTTTATCAGTAACTCCTTGTGGGTCAAGTAGTGGGCCAGCAATATCAGTTGCGGCAAATCTGGTAGCAGTGGCACTTGGGACCGAGACTGATGGCTCAATCCTATGTCCTGCCAGTTTTAACTCAGTAGTAGGCATCAAGCCAACAGTTGGGCTCACCAGCCGAGCAGGGGTCATCCCAGTCTCTCCTAGGCAGGACACTATTGG GCCAATCACGAGGACAGTATCAGATGCTGTTCATGTTCTTCATGCCATTGCAGGTTTCGACTACAATGATAAAGCAACAAAGAATGCATCAAGATACCTTCCACGTGGTGGCTATAAACAGTTTCTAAATGCTTATAGGCTCAAAGGGAAGAGGTTGGGAATAGTTAGGAATCCCTTCTTTACTTCTGGCACTGGATCTCTCCATGCTAAAGCTTTTGAGCATCATTTCCAGACTCTAAG gCAAGAAGGTGCAATTTTGATAGACCACTTGGAAATAGCCAACATCGATGTTATCTTGAATGTCACATTAAGTGGGGAAGTAATAGCTTTGCTGGCTGAGTTCAAACTATCCTTAAATGCATATCTAAAAGATCTGGTGATTTCTCCAGTGCGGTCCTTGGCAGATGTAATAGCCAACAACAAGTTCTCAGATGTG GAAAAGATTAAGGAATATGGCCAAGCCATCTTTCTAGCATCCCAAGCCACGAATGGAATTGGTAATAATGAGAAAGCAGCATTGCTTAACTTGAAAAAACTTTCGAGAGATGGATTTGAGAAACTGATGCGTAAGAATAGGTTAGATGCACTGGTAACACCTGGTCCAGATGCTGCTTCAGTTCTTGCAATTGGGGGATTCCCTGGTATTAATGTCCCTGCAGGATATGATAATAACGGTGTGCCCTTTGGCATAACCTTCGGAGGACTAAAGGGCTCAGAGCCAACGTTGATTGAGATTGCATATGGCTTTGAGCAGGCTACTAAGATTAGAAAGCCACCTTCATTTAAACCTTGA
- the LOC126707184 gene encoding probable amidase At4g34880: MRTSVLLLFFSVFVNAINGSQFTITEATIDDIHRAFNENQLTSRQLVDLYLDQIAALNPQLRSVLEVNPDARNQAEEADREREEAAAKDQNCRSLGELHGIPILLKDSIGTKDKLNTTCGSYALLGSTVARDAGVVQRLRRAGAVILGKASLNEWYGLRSLAIPGGWCARGGQAVNPYLKFGGTCGSSSGSAISVAANMVSVSLGTETDGSIICPADRNSVVGIKPTVGLTSRSGVIPISPRQDTIGPICRTVTDAVYVLDAIVGFDPRDNEATKAASVFIPPGGYRQFLNENGLKGKRLGVVREPFLDSYNGTSAIPAFKHHLNVLRQRGATIVDNLEIANIDVILDRTQSGELIALLAEFKISLNDYLKELSNSRVKSLADIIAFNLNNPVIEKLKEYSQDEFIASENTSGIGEKEIEAIEMMANLSKYGFEKLMKDNNLDAMLTIGSNASTVLAIGGYPAITVPAGYESNGMPFGISFGGLKGSEPKLIEISYAFEQATRERRPPTFLE; encoded by the exons ATGCGGACCTCGGTGTTACTTTTATTCTTCTCTGTCTTCGTCAACGCAATCAACGGCTCACAATTCACAATCACCGAGGCCACCATCGATGACATCCACCGTGCCTTCAACGAAAACCAACTCACTTCAAGGCAACTAGTTGACTTGTACTTGGACCAGATTGCAGCATTGAATCCCCAGCTTCGCAGCGTACTGGAAGTGAATCCAGACGCTCGGAATCAAGCGGAGGAGGCTGACCGCGAGCGGGAGGAGGCGGCGGCGAAAGATCAGAACTGTCGATCGTTGGGAGAGTTGCATGGGATTCCCATACTGTTGAAAGACAGTATAGGGACTAAGGATAAGCTGAACACCACGTGTGGGTCCTACGCGCTGCTGGGATCAACGGTGGCTAGAGATGCCGGCGTGGTTCAACGGTTGAGAAGAGCCGGGGCTGTGATATTGGGGAAGGCTAGTCTTAATGAATGGTATGGGCTTCGGTCGTTGGCGATTCCCGGTGGTTGGTGTGCTAGAGGTGGACAAGCAGTG AATCCTTATCTGAAATTCGGGGGAACATGTGGATCAAGCAGTGGGTCCGCAATCTCAGTGGCAGCAAACATGGTATCAGTGTCACTGGGGACTGAAACCGATGGCTCCATCATCTGTCCAGCTGATCGCAACTCAGTTGTAGGGATTAAACCCACTGTTGGTCTCACCAGCCGTTCCGGTGTCATTCCAATCTCTCCCCGTCAGGACACAATTGG GCCCATATGCAGAACTGTAACGGATGCAGTGTATGTGCTTGATGCCATTGTGGGTTTTGATCCACGAGATAATGAAGCAACAAAGGCAGCATCTGTGTTCATACCTCCAGGTGGTTATAGACAATTTCTGAATGAAAATGGCCTCAAGGGGAAGAGATTGGGTGTTGTAAGGGAACCGTTTTTGGACTCATATAATGGAACCTCTGCAATTCCAGCCTTTAAGCATCATCTGAATGTGTTAAG GCAAAGAGGTGCAACAATAGTAGACAACCTGGAAATAGCAAACATCGATGTGATTTTGGATCGCACTCAAAGTGGCGAATTAATTGCATTGCTGGCCGAGTTCAAGATTTCATTAAATGACTACCTGAAAGAGCTTAGCAACTCTAGAGTGAAGTCATTGGCAGACATAATTGCATTCAACTTGAATAACCCAGTTATA GAAAAACTGAAAGAATATAGTCAGGATGAGTTCATTGCATCGGAGAATACAAGTGGGattggagagaaagagatagaggcAATAGAGATGATGGcaaacttgtcaaaatatgggtTTGAGAAACTGATGAAGGACAATAACTTGGATGCAATGTTGACAATAGGCTCAAATGCTTCCACAGTACTAGCAATTGGTGGTTACCCAGCAATAACTGTTCCAGCCGGGTATGAAAGCAATGGAATGCCGTTTGGGATTAGTTTTGGGGGCTTAAAGGGTTCAGAACCGAAGCTGATTGAGATTTCTTATGCATTTGAACAAGCTACAAGGGAACGACGGCCTCCCACTTTTCTTGAATAA
- the LOC126707185 gene encoding probable amidase At4g34880 isoform X2 yields MQTNSPTTSLPSSSPLTLLLLLLVFSTIFVNPINGSQFSITEATIDDIHLAFSENQLTSRQLVDLYLDQIEALNPLLRSVLEVNPDALNQADEADRERQKAAAKDQGRRSLGELHGIPILLKDSIGTKDKLNTTCGSYALLGSTVARDSGVVQRLRKAGAVILGKASLSEWYGVRSSEIPDGWCARGGQALNPYVESADPCGSSSGPAISVAANMVSVSLGTETDGSIICPADHNSVVGIKPTVGLTSRAGVIPISPRQDTIGPICRTVTDAVYVLDAIVGFDPRDYEATKAASVFIPPGGYRQFLNEDGLKGKILGVVREPFLDSYNGTSAIPAFEHHLNVLRQRGATIVDNLEIANLDVIMDPSQSSELIALLAEFKISINEYLKELSNSTVRSLADIIAFNLNNPVIEKLEEYGQDEFLASENTSGIGEQEIEAIEMMANLSKYGFGKLMKDNNLDAMVTIGSGACTVLAIGGYPAITVPAGYESNGIPFGISFGGLRGSEPKLIEISYAFEQATRERRPPSFLDREMSSAHHLMQT; encoded by the exons ATGCAGACCAACAGTCCAACTACGTCTCTCCCCTCCTCTTCACCGTTGAC CTTGCTTTTATTGCTGTTAGTTTTCTCTACCATATTCGTCAACCCAATCAACGGCTCACAATTCTCAATCACCGAAGCCACCATCGACGACATCCACCTCGCCTTCTCCGAAAACCAACTCACTTCAAGACAACTCGTCGACTTGTACCTAGACCAGATCGAAGCCTTGAATCCCCTGCTCCGCAGCGTACTGGAAGTGAATCCAGACGCGCTTAATCAAGCGGACGAGGCTGACCGCGAGAGGCAGAAGGCTGCGGCGAAAGATCAGGGCCGTCGATCTTTGGGAGAGTTGCATGGGATCCCCATACTGTTGAAAGACAGTATAGGGACTAAGGACAAGCTGAACACCACGTGTGGGTCGTACGCGCTGCTGGGATCAACGGTGGCTAGAGATTCCGGCGTGGTCCAACGGTTGAGAAAAGCCGGAGCTGTCATCTTAGGGAAGGCTAGTCTTTCCGAGTGGTATGGAGTTCGGTCTTCGGAGATACCTGATGGTTGGTGTGCCAGAGGTGGACAAGCCCTG AATCCTTATGTGGAATCTGCGGATCCATGTGGTTCAAGCAGTGGACCTGCAATCTCAGTTGCAGCAAACATGGTATCAGTGTCACTAGGGACCGAAACAGATGGCTCCATCATCTGTCCAGCAGATCACAACTCGGTTGTAGGGATTAAACCCACTGTTGGTCTCACCAGCCGTGCCGGTGTCATCCCAATCTCACCTCGTCAGGACACCATTGG GCCCATATGCAGAACTGTAACAGATGCAGTGTATGTGCTTGATGCGATTGTGGGTTTTGATCCAAGAGATTATGAAGCAACAAAGGCAGCATCTGTGTTCATACCTCCAGGTGGCTACAGACAATTTCTGAATGAAGATGGGCTCAAAGGAAAGATATTGGGTGTTGTAAGAGAACCATTTTTGGACTCATATAATGGAACCTCTGCAATTCCAGCCTTTGAGCATCATCTAAATGTGTTAAG GCAAAGAGGTGCAACTATAGTGGACAATCTGGAAATAGCAAATCTTGATGTAATTATGGATCCCTCTCAAAGCAGCGAATTAATTGCTCTGCTGGCTGAGTTCAAGATTTCAATAAACGAGTACCTAAAAGAGCTGAGCAACTCTACAGTGAGGTCATTGGCAGACATAATCGCATTCAACTTGAACAACCCTGTTATA GAAAAACTGGAAGAATATGGTCAGGACGAGTTCCTTGCATCGGAGAATACAAGTGGAATTGGGGAGCAAGAGATAGAGGCAATTGAGATGATGGcaaacttgtcaaaatatgggtTTGGGAAACTGATGAAGGACAATAACTTGGATGCAATGGTGACAATAGGCTCAGGTGCTTGCACAGTACTGGCAATTGGTGGTTACCCAGCAATAACTGTTCCAGCCGGGTATGAAAGCAATGGAATACCGTTTGGGATCAGTTTTGGGGGCTTGAGGGGTTCAGAACCGAAGCTGATTGAGATTAGCTATGCTTTTGAACAAGCTACAAGGGAACGAAGACCTCCCTCTTTTCTTGATAGGGAAATGTCTAGTGCACATCACTTAATGCAAACATAG
- the LOC126707185 gene encoding probable amidase At4g34880 isoform X3 — protein MQTNSPTTSLPSSSPLTLHLLLLVFSTIFVNPINGSQFTITEATIDDIHLAFSENQLTSRQLVDLYLDQIEALNPLLRSVLEVNPDALNQADEADRERQKAAAKDQGRRSLGELHGIPILLKDSIGTKDKLNTTCGSYALLGSTVARDSGVVQRLRKAGAVILGKASLSEWYGVRSSEIPDGWCARGGQALNPYVESADPCGSSSGPAISVAANMVSVSLGTETDGSIICPADHNSVVGIKPTVGLTSRAGVIPISPRQDTIGPICRTVTDAVYVLDAIVGFDPRDYEATKAASVFIPPGGYRQFLNEDGLKGKILGVVREPFLDSYNGTSAIPAFEHHLNVLRQRGATIVDNLEIANLDVIMDPSQSSELIALLAEFKISINEYLKELSNSTVRSLADIIAFNLNNPVIEKLEEYGQDEFLASENTSGIGEQEIEAIEMMANLSKYGFGKLMKDNNLDAMVTIGSGACTVLAIGGYPAITVPAGYESNGIPFGISFGGLRGSEPKLIEISYAFEQATRERRPPSFLDREMSSAHHLMQT, from the exons ATGCAGACCAACAGTCCAACTACGTCTCTCCCCTCCTCTTCACCGTTGACCTTGCATTTGTTACTGTTAGTTTTCTCTACCATCTTCGTCAACCCAATCAACGGCTCACAATTCACAATCACCGAAGCCACCATCGACGACATCCAC CTCGCCTTCTCCGAAAACCAACTCACTTCAAGACAACTCGTCGACTTGTACCTAGACCAGATCGAAGCCTTGAATCCCCTGCTCCGCAGCGTACTGGAAGTGAATCCAGACGCGCTTAATCAAGCGGACGAGGCTGACCGCGAGAGGCAGAAGGCTGCGGCGAAAGATCAGGGCCGTCGATCTTTGGGAGAGTTGCATGGGATCCCCATACTGTTGAAAGACAGTATAGGGACTAAGGACAAGCTGAACACCACGTGTGGGTCGTACGCGCTGCTGGGATCAACGGTGGCTAGAGATTCCGGCGTGGTCCAACGGTTGAGAAAAGCCGGAGCTGTCATCTTAGGGAAGGCTAGTCTTTCCGAGTGGTATGGAGTTCGGTCTTCGGAGATACCTGATGGTTGGTGTGCCAGAGGTGGACAAGCCCTG AATCCTTATGTGGAATCTGCGGATCCATGTGGTTCAAGCAGTGGACCTGCAATCTCAGTTGCAGCAAACATGGTATCAGTGTCACTAGGGACCGAAACAGATGGCTCCATCATCTGTCCAGCAGATCACAACTCGGTTGTAGGGATTAAACCCACTGTTGGTCTCACCAGCCGTGCCGGTGTCATCCCAATCTCACCTCGTCAGGACACCATTGG GCCCATATGCAGAACTGTAACAGATGCAGTGTATGTGCTTGATGCGATTGTGGGTTTTGATCCAAGAGATTATGAAGCAACAAAGGCAGCATCTGTGTTCATACCTCCAGGTGGCTACAGACAATTTCTGAATGAAGATGGGCTCAAAGGAAAGATATTGGGTGTTGTAAGAGAACCATTTTTGGACTCATATAATGGAACCTCTGCAATTCCAGCCTTTGAGCATCATCTAAATGTGTTAAG GCAAAGAGGTGCAACTATAGTGGACAATCTGGAAATAGCAAATCTTGATGTAATTATGGATCCCTCTCAAAGCAGCGAATTAATTGCTCTGCTGGCTGAGTTCAAGATTTCAATAAACGAGTACCTAAAAGAGCTGAGCAACTCTACAGTGAGGTCATTGGCAGACATAATCGCATTCAACTTGAACAACCCTGTTATA GAAAAACTGGAAGAATATGGTCAGGACGAGTTCCTTGCATCGGAGAATACAAGTGGAATTGGGGAGCAAGAGATAGAGGCAATTGAGATGATGGcaaacttgtcaaaatatgggtTTGGGAAACTGATGAAGGACAATAACTTGGATGCAATGGTGACAATAGGCTCAGGTGCTTGCACAGTACTGGCAATTGGTGGTTACCCAGCAATAACTGTTCCAGCCGGGTATGAAAGCAATGGAATACCGTTTGGGATCAGTTTTGGGGGCTTGAGGGGTTCAGAACCGAAGCTGATTGAGATTAGCTATGCTTTTGAACAAGCTACAAGGGAACGAAGACCTCCCTCTTTTCTTGATAGGGAAATGTCTAGTGCACATCACTTAATGCAAACATAG
- the LOC126707186 gene encoding probable amidase At4g34880, with amino-acid sequence MRTSVLLLFFSIFVNAINGSQFTITEATIDDIHRAFNENQLTSRQLVDLYLDQIAALNPQLCSVLEVNPDARNQAEEADREREEAAAKDQNCRSLGELHGIPILLKDSIGTKDKLNTTCGSYALLGSTVARDAGVVQRLRRAGAVILGKASLNEWYGLRSLAIPGGWCARGGQAVRSSIMKYFGGTCGSSSGSAISVAANMVSVSLGTETDGSIICPADHNSVVGIKPTVGLTSRSGVIPISPRQDTIGPICRTVTDAVYVLDAIVGFDPRDNEATKAASVFIPPGGYRQFLNENGLKGKRLGVVREPFLDSYNGTSAIPAFKHHLNVLRQRGATIVDNLEIANIDVILDSTQSGELIALLAEFKISLNDYLKELSNSRVKSLADIIAFNLNNPVMEKLKEYSQDEFIASENTSGIGEQEIEAIEMMANLSKYGFEKLMKDNNLDAMLTIGSNASRVLASGGYPAITVPAGYESNGMPFGISFGGLKGSEPKLIEISYAFEQATRERRPPTFLE; translated from the exons ATGCGGACCTCGGTGTTACTTTTATTCTTCTCAATCTTCGTCAACGCAATCAACGGCTCACAATTCACAATCACCGAGGCCACCATCGATGACATCCACCGTGCCTTCAACGAAAACCAACTCACTTCAAGGCAACTAGTTGACTTGTACTTGGACCAGATTGCAGCATTGAATCCCCAGCTTTGCAGCGTACTGGAAGTGAATCCAGACGCTCGGAATCAAGCGGAGGAGGCTGACCGCGAGCGGGAGGAGGCGGCGGCGAAAGATCAGAACTGTCGATCGTTGGGAGAGTTGCATGGGATTCCCATACTGTTGAAAGACAGTATAGGGACTAAGGATAAGCTGAACACCACGTGTGGGTCCTACGCGCTGCTGGGATCAACGGTGGCTAGAGATGCCGGCGTGGTTCAACGGTTGAGAAGAGCCGGGGCTGTGATATTGGGGAAGGCTAGTCTTAATGAATGGTATGGGCTTCGGTCGTTGGCGATTCCCGGTGGTTGGTGTGCTAGAGGTGGACAAGCAGTG aggTCTTCAATCATGAAATATTTTGGGGGAACATGTGGATCAAGCAGTGGGTCCGCAATCTCAGTGGCAGCAAACATGGTATCAGTGTCACTGGGGACTGAAACCGATGGCTCCATCATCTGTCCAGCTGATCACAACTCGGTTGTAGGGATTAAACCCACTGTTGGTCTCACCAGCCGTTCCGGTGTCATTCCAATCTCTCCCCGTCAGGACACAATTGG GCCCATATGCAGAACTGTAACGGATGCAGTGTATGTGCTTGATGCCATTGTGGGTTTTGATCCACGAGATAATGAAGCAACAAAGGCAGCATCTGTGTTCATACCTCCAGGTGGTTATAGACAATTTCTGAATGAAAATGGCCTCAAGGGGAAGAGATTGGGTGTTGTAAGGGAACCGTTTTTGGACTCATATAATGGAACCTCTGCAATTCCAGCCTTTAAGCATCATCTGAATGTGTTAAG GCAAAGAGGTGCAACTATAGTAGACAACCTGGAAATAGCAAACATCGATGTGATTTTGGATAGCACTCAAAGTGGCGAATTAATTGCATTGCTGGCCGAGTTCAAGATTTCATTAAATGACTACCTGAAAGAGCTTAGCAACTCTAGAGTGAAGTCATTGGCAGACATAATTGCATTCAACTTGAACAACCCAGTTATG GAAAAACTGAAAGAATATAGTCAGGATGAGTTCATTGCATCGGAGAATACAAGTGGGATTGGAGAGCAAGAGATAGAGGCAATAGAGATGATGGcaaacttgtcaaaatatgggtTTGAGAAACTGATGAAGGACAATAACTTGGATGCAATGTTGACAATAGGCTCAAATGCTTCCAGAGTACTAGCAAGTGGTGGTTACCCAGCAATAACTGTTCCAGCTGGGTATGAAAGCAATGGAATGCCGTTTGGGATTAGTTTTGGGGGCTTAAAGGGTTCAGAACCGAAGCTGATTGAGATTTCTTATGCATTTGAACAAGCTACAAGGGAACGACGGCCTCCCACTTTTCTTGAATAA
- the LOC126707185 gene encoding probable amidase At4g34880 isoform X1 — MLTNSPTTSLLSSSSLTLLLLLLVFSTIFVNPINGSQFSITEATIDDIHLAFSENQLTSRQLVDLYLDQIEALNPLLRSVLEVNPDALNQADEADRERQKAAAKDQGRRSLGELHGIPILLKDSIGTKDKLNTTCGSYALLGSTVARDSGVVQRLRKAGAVILGKASLSEWYGVRSSEIPDGWCARGGQALNPYVESADPCGSSSGPAISVAANMVSVSLGTETDGSIICPADHNSVVGIKPTVGLTSRAGVIPISPRQDTIGPICRTVTDAVYVLDAIVGFDPRDYEATKAASVFIPPGGYRQFLNEDGLKGKILGVVREPFLDSYNGTSAIPAFEHHLNVLRQRGATIVDNLEIANLDVIMDPSQSSELIALLAEFKISINEYLKELSNSTVRSLADIIAFNLNNPVIEKLEEYGQDEFLASENTSGIGEQEIEAIEMMANLSKYGFGKLMKDNNLDAMVTIGSGACTVLAIGGYPAITVPAGYESNGIPFGISFGGLRGSEPKLIEISYAFEQATRERRPPSFLDREMSSAHHLMQT, encoded by the exons ATGCTGACCAACAGTCCAACTACGTCTCTCCTCTCCTCCTCATCGTTGACCTTGCTTTTATTGCTGTTAGTTTTCTCTACCATATTCGTCAACCCAATCAACGGCTCACAATTCTCAATCACCGAAGCCACCATCGACGACATCCACCTCGCCTTCTCCGAAAACCAACTCACTTCAAGACAACTCGTCGACTTGTACCTAGACCAGATCGAAGCCTTGAATCCCCTGCTCCGCAGCGTACTGGAAGTGAATCCAGACGCGCTTAATCAAGCGGACGAGGCTGACCGCGAGAGGCAGAAGGCTGCGGCGAAAGATCAGGGCCGTCGATCTTTGGGAGAGTTGCATGGGATCCCCATACTGTTGAAAGACAGTATAGGGACTAAGGACAAGCTGAACACCACGTGTGGGTCGTACGCGCTGCTGGGATCAACGGTGGCTAGAGATTCCGGCGTGGTCCAACGGTTGAGAAAAGCCGGAGCTGTCATCTTAGGGAAGGCTAGTCTTTCCGAGTGGTATGGAGTTCGGTCTTCGGAGATACCTGATGGTTGGTGTGCCAGAGGTGGACAAGCCCTG AATCCTTATGTGGAATCTGCGGATCCATGTGGTTCAAGCAGTGGACCTGCAATCTCAGTTGCAGCAAACATGGTATCAGTGTCACTAGGGACCGAAACAGATGGCTCCATCATCTGTCCAGCAGATCACAACTCGGTTGTAGGGATTAAACCCACTGTTGGTCTCACCAGCCGTGCCGGTGTCATCCCAATCTCACCTCGTCAGGACACCATTGG GCCCATATGCAGAACTGTAACAGATGCAGTGTATGTGCTTGATGCGATTGTGGGTTTTGATCCAAGAGATTATGAAGCAACAAAGGCAGCATCTGTGTTCATACCTCCAGGTGGCTACAGACAATTTCTGAATGAAGATGGGCTCAAAGGAAAGATATTGGGTGTTGTAAGAGAACCATTTTTGGACTCATATAATGGAACCTCTGCAATTCCAGCCTTTGAGCATCATCTAAATGTGTTAAG GCAAAGAGGTGCAACTATAGTGGACAATCTGGAAATAGCAAATCTTGATGTAATTATGGATCCCTCTCAAAGCAGCGAATTAATTGCTCTGCTGGCTGAGTTCAAGATTTCAATAAACGAGTACCTAAAAGAGCTGAGCAACTCTACAGTGAGGTCATTGGCAGACATAATCGCATTCAACTTGAACAACCCTGTTATA GAAAAACTGGAAGAATATGGTCAGGACGAGTTCCTTGCATCGGAGAATACAAGTGGAATTGGGGAGCAAGAGATAGAGGCAATTGAGATGATGGcaaacttgtcaaaatatgggtTTGGGAAACTGATGAAGGACAATAACTTGGATGCAATGGTGACAATAGGCTCAGGTGCTTGCACAGTACTGGCAATTGGTGGTTACCCAGCAATAACTGTTCCAGCCGGGTATGAAAGCAATGGAATACCGTTTGGGATCAGTTTTGGGGGCTTGAGGGGTTCAGAACCGAAGCTGATTGAGATTAGCTATGCTTTTGAACAAGCTACAAGGGAACGAAGACCTCCCTCTTTTCTTGATAGGGAAATGTCTAGTGCACATCACTTAATGCAAACATAG